Proteins encoded by one window of Scatophagus argus isolate fScaArg1 chromosome 4, fScaArg1.pri, whole genome shotgun sequence:
- the cabp1a gene encoding calcium-binding protein 1a isoform X3, with amino-acid sequence MDLAETRVCSPLKIQTAGLTEKKFSWSFLVPLVSFGMGNCLDWPVTTMLRDAERRLRGQTGQAGYPYQGSMAQNCALVSNILGQTCVFPSKGKADRELRPEEMDELRDAFKEFDKDKDGFISCKDLGNCMRTMGYMPTEMELIELSQQINMNLGGHVDFEDFVELMGPKLLAETADMIGIKELKDAFREFDTNGDGAISTSELRDAMRKLLGQQVGLKEVEDILRDVDLNGDGLVDFEEFVRMMSR; translated from the exons ATGGATCTTGCTGAAACCAGAGTTTGCAGCCCTCTCAAAATCCAAACTGCAGGCTTAACAGAGAAGAAGTTCTCATGGTCCTTTTTGGTGCCTCTTGTCTCCTTTGGAATGGGAAACTGCTTAGACTGGCCTGTGACGACG ATGCTCCGGGATGCTGAGAGGAGACTCAGAGGGCAGACGGGCCAGGCAGGGTATCCCTATCAGGGCTCCATGGCACAAAACTGTGCTCTGGTGAGCAACATACTGGGGCAAACCTGTGTCTTCCCGAGTAAAGGCAAAGCT GACAGAGAGCTGCGGCCAGAGGAAATGGACG AGTTGCGGGATGCTTTCAAAGAGTTTGACAAGGACAAAGACGGCTTCATCAGCTGTAAAGACCTCGGAAACTGCATGAGAACCATGGGATACATGCCCACTGAAATGGAGCTGATTGAACTGAGCCAGCAGATAAACATGAACT TGGGAGGTCATGTTGATTTCGAGGATTTTGTTGAGCTGATGGGCCCAAAACTCCTCGCCGAAACTGCGGACATGATCGGAATAAAGGAACTTAAAGACGCCTTCAGAGAG TTCGACACAAACGGAGACGGGGCCATCAGCACGTCGGAGCTCCGAGACGCGATGAGGAAGCTGTTGGGCCAACAG GTGGGCCTAAAGGAAGTGGAAGATATCCTGAGGGATGTTGACCTAAATGGAGACGGGCTCGTTGACTTTGAAG AGTTTGTGCGAATGATGTCTCGCTGA
- the cabp1a gene encoding calcium-binding protein 1a isoform X4: MLRDAERRLRGQTGQAGYPYQGSMAQNCALVSNILGQTCVFPSKGKADRELRPEEMDELRDAFKEFDKDKDGFISCKDLGNCMRTMGYMPTEMELIELSQQINMNLGGHVDFEDFVELMGPKLLAETADMIGIKELKDAFREFDTNGDGAISTSELRDAMRKLLGQQVGLKEVEDILRDVDLNGDGLVDFEEFVRMMSR, encoded by the exons ATGCTCCGGGATGCTGAGAGGAGACTCAGAGGGCAGACGGGCCAGGCAGGGTATCCCTATCAGGGCTCCATGGCACAAAACTGTGCTCTGGTGAGCAACATACTGGGGCAAACCTGTGTCTTCCCGAGTAAAGGCAAAGCT GACAGAGAGCTGCGGCCAGAGGAAATGGACG AGTTGCGGGATGCTTTCAAAGAGTTTGACAAGGACAAAGACGGCTTCATCAGCTGTAAAGACCTCGGAAACTGCATGAGAACCATGGGATACATGCCCACTGAAATGGAGCTGATTGAACTGAGCCAGCAGATAAACATGAACT TGGGAGGTCATGTTGATTTCGAGGATTTTGTTGAGCTGATGGGCCCAAAACTCCTCGCCGAAACTGCGGACATGATCGGAATAAAGGAACTTAAAGACGCCTTCAGAGAG TTCGACACAAACGGAGACGGGGCCATCAGCACGTCGGAGCTCCGAGACGCGATGAGGAAGCTGTTGGGCCAACAG GTGGGCCTAAAGGAAGTGGAAGATATCCTGAGGGATGTTGACCTAAATGGAGACGGGCTCGTTGACTTTGAAG AGTTTGTGCGAATGATGTCTCGCTGA
- the cabp1a gene encoding calcium-binding protein 1a isoform X5, whose product MDLAETRVCSPLKIQTAGLTEKKFSWSFLVPLVSFGMGNCLDWPVTTDRELRPEEMDELRDAFKEFDKDKDGFISCKDLGNCMRTMGYMPTEMELIELSQQINMNLGGHVDFEDFVELMGPKLLAETADMIGIKELKDAFREFDTNGDGAISTSELRDAMRKLLGQQVGLKEVEDILRDVDLNGDGLVDFEEFVRMMSR is encoded by the exons ATGGATCTTGCTGAAACCAGAGTTTGCAGCCCTCTCAAAATCCAAACTGCAGGCTTAACAGAGAAGAAGTTCTCATGGTCCTTTTTGGTGCCTCTTGTCTCCTTTGGAATGGGAAACTGCTTAGACTGGCCTGTGACGACG GACAGAGAGCTGCGGCCAGAGGAAATGGACG AGTTGCGGGATGCTTTCAAAGAGTTTGACAAGGACAAAGACGGCTTCATCAGCTGTAAAGACCTCGGAAACTGCATGAGAACCATGGGATACATGCCCACTGAAATGGAGCTGATTGAACTGAGCCAGCAGATAAACATGAACT TGGGAGGTCATGTTGATTTCGAGGATTTTGTTGAGCTGATGGGCCCAAAACTCCTCGCCGAAACTGCGGACATGATCGGAATAAAGGAACTTAAAGACGCCTTCAGAGAG TTCGACACAAACGGAGACGGGGCCATCAGCACGTCGGAGCTCCGAGACGCGATGAGGAAGCTGTTGGGCCAACAG GTGGGCCTAAAGGAAGTGGAAGATATCCTGAGGGATGTTGACCTAAATGGAGACGGGCTCGTTGACTTTGAAG AGTTTGTGCGAATGATGTCTCGCTGA
- the cabp1a gene encoding calcium-binding protein 1a isoform X2, producing the protein MSSSFPKSESTTSLLKSSSAARRPAHLPERTAESRRSQHHHQHQHHHRPAALHSSSKAEDSFWSAECDISARRPLCHPSLIGSQDSSNEAAARGKCKSHAPQVPDPPEPNGEAGRGVRERCRSSKPTHRHHNRRKQHREDRPAAAGPPEHEHPRRCHAHPRPVPRVPSLSDSNDDRAPLCEPRGHKGASLTNSGGQVSSPSPSSCSLVPLSSRSSRRSRRSSAASSASDINLRTILNSLFGQDRELRPEEMDELRDAFKEFDKDKDGFISCKDLGNCMRTMGYMPTEMELIELSQQINMNLGGHVDFEDFVELMGPKLLAETADMIGIKELKDAFREFDTNGDGAISTSELRDAMRKLLGQQVGLKEVEDILRDVDLNGDGLVDFEEFVRMMSR; encoded by the exons ATGAGCTCCTCCTTTCCAAAATCGGAATCCACGACCTCCTTACTGAAATCGTCCTCGGCGGCCAGGAGACCAGCACACCTCCCCGAACGCACAGCGGAAAGCCGGAGAAGTCAGCATCACCATCAGCACCAGCATCACCACCGTCCCGCCGcactccacagcagcagcaaagccGAGGACTCCTTCTGGTCGGCCGAGTGCGACATCAGTGCCCGGAGACCCCTGTGCCATCCGTCCCTCATCGGCAGCCAGGACAGTAGTAACGAAGCAGCCGCTCGGGGCAAGTGTAAGTCACATGCTCCTCAAGTTCCCGACCCGCCGGAGCCGAACGGCGAGGCGGGCCGAGGTGTGAGGGAGCGCTGCAGGTCGTCCAAACCCACACACCGGCACCACAACCGCAGGAAGCAGCACCGGGAGGACCGTCCAGCGGCCGCAGGACCACCTGAACACGAGCATCCGCGCCGCTGCCACGCGCACCCCCGCCCGGTCCCCAGGGTGCCCTCTCTGTCGGACAGCAACGACGACAGGGCTCCCCTCTGCGAGCCCAGGGGCCACAAAGGGGCCAGTTTGACTAATAGCGGCGGTCAGGTCAGCAGTCCATCCCCGTCCTCCTGCTCCCTGGTCCCGCTGTCCAGCAGGTCCTCTCGCCGCTCTCGGAGGTCCAGTGCTGCGTCTTCTGCATCTGATATAAATTTACGCACCATCCTCAACTCGCTGTTTGGGCAG GACAGAGAGCTGCGGCCAGAGGAAATGGACG AGTTGCGGGATGCTTTCAAAGAGTTTGACAAGGACAAAGACGGCTTCATCAGCTGTAAAGACCTCGGAAACTGCATGAGAACCATGGGATACATGCCCACTGAAATGGAGCTGATTGAACTGAGCCAGCAGATAAACATGAACT TGGGAGGTCATGTTGATTTCGAGGATTTTGTTGAGCTGATGGGCCCAAAACTCCTCGCCGAAACTGCGGACATGATCGGAATAAAGGAACTTAAAGACGCCTTCAGAGAG TTCGACACAAACGGAGACGGGGCCATCAGCACGTCGGAGCTCCGAGACGCGATGAGGAAGCTGTTGGGCCAACAG GTGGGCCTAAAGGAAGTGGAAGATATCCTGAGGGATGTTGACCTAAATGGAGACGGGCTCGTTGACTTTGAAG AGTTTGTGCGAATGATGTCTCGCTGA
- the cabp1a gene encoding calcium-binding protein 1a isoform X6: protein MEKVAHLGVDVTRPTALPADRELRPEEMDELRDAFKEFDKDKDGFISCKDLGNCMRTMGYMPTEMELIELSQQINMNLGGHVDFEDFVELMGPKLLAETADMIGIKELKDAFREFDTNGDGAISTSELRDAMRKLLGQQVGLKEVEDILRDVDLNGDGLVDFEEFVRMMSR from the exons ATGGAGAAGGTCGCTCATTTAGGCGTGGACGTCACTCGCCCCACAGCGTTGCCAGCG GACAGAGAGCTGCGGCCAGAGGAAATGGACG AGTTGCGGGATGCTTTCAAAGAGTTTGACAAGGACAAAGACGGCTTCATCAGCTGTAAAGACCTCGGAAACTGCATGAGAACCATGGGATACATGCCCACTGAAATGGAGCTGATTGAACTGAGCCAGCAGATAAACATGAACT TGGGAGGTCATGTTGATTTCGAGGATTTTGTTGAGCTGATGGGCCCAAAACTCCTCGCCGAAACTGCGGACATGATCGGAATAAAGGAACTTAAAGACGCCTTCAGAGAG TTCGACACAAACGGAGACGGGGCCATCAGCACGTCGGAGCTCCGAGACGCGATGAGGAAGCTGTTGGGCCAACAG GTGGGCCTAAAGGAAGTGGAAGATATCCTGAGGGATGTTGACCTAAATGGAGACGGGCTCGTTGACTTTGAAG AGTTTGTGCGAATGATGTCTCGCTGA
- the cabp1a gene encoding calcium-binding protein 1a isoform X1 — MSSSFPKSESTTSLLKSSSAARRPAHLPERTAESRRSQHHHQHQHHHRPAALHSSSKAEDSFWSAECDISARRPLCHPSLIGSQDSSNEAAARGKCKSHAPQVPDPPEPNGEAGRGVRERCRSSKPTHRHHNRRKQHREDRPAAAGPPEHEHPRRCHAHPRPVPRVPSLSDSNDDRAPLCEPRGHKGASLTNSGGQVSSPSPSSCSLVPLSSRSSRRSRRSSAASSASDINLRTILNSLFGQMLRDAERRLRGQTGQAGYPYQGSMAQNCALVSNILGQTCVFPSKGKADRELRPEEMDELRDAFKEFDKDKDGFISCKDLGNCMRTMGYMPTEMELIELSQQINMNLGGHVDFEDFVELMGPKLLAETADMIGIKELKDAFREFDTNGDGAISTSELRDAMRKLLGQQVGLKEVEDILRDVDLNGDGLVDFEEFVRMMSR; from the exons ATGAGCTCCTCCTTTCCAAAATCGGAATCCACGACCTCCTTACTGAAATCGTCCTCGGCGGCCAGGAGACCAGCACACCTCCCCGAACGCACAGCGGAAAGCCGGAGAAGTCAGCATCACCATCAGCACCAGCATCACCACCGTCCCGCCGcactccacagcagcagcaaagccGAGGACTCCTTCTGGTCGGCCGAGTGCGACATCAGTGCCCGGAGACCCCTGTGCCATCCGTCCCTCATCGGCAGCCAGGACAGTAGTAACGAAGCAGCCGCTCGGGGCAAGTGTAAGTCACATGCTCCTCAAGTTCCCGACCCGCCGGAGCCGAACGGCGAGGCGGGCCGAGGTGTGAGGGAGCGCTGCAGGTCGTCCAAACCCACACACCGGCACCACAACCGCAGGAAGCAGCACCGGGAGGACCGTCCAGCGGCCGCAGGACCACCTGAACACGAGCATCCGCGCCGCTGCCACGCGCACCCCCGCCCGGTCCCCAGGGTGCCCTCTCTGTCGGACAGCAACGACGACAGGGCTCCCCTCTGCGAGCCCAGGGGCCACAAAGGGGCCAGTTTGACTAATAGCGGCGGTCAGGTCAGCAGTCCATCCCCGTCCTCCTGCTCCCTGGTCCCGCTGTCCAGCAGGTCCTCTCGCCGCTCTCGGAGGTCCAGTGCTGCGTCTTCTGCATCTGATATAAATTTACGCACCATCCTCAACTCGCTGTTTGGGCAG ATGCTCCGGGATGCTGAGAGGAGACTCAGAGGGCAGACGGGCCAGGCAGGGTATCCCTATCAGGGCTCCATGGCACAAAACTGTGCTCTGGTGAGCAACATACTGGGGCAAACCTGTGTCTTCCCGAGTAAAGGCAAAGCT GACAGAGAGCTGCGGCCAGAGGAAATGGACG AGTTGCGGGATGCTTTCAAAGAGTTTGACAAGGACAAAGACGGCTTCATCAGCTGTAAAGACCTCGGAAACTGCATGAGAACCATGGGATACATGCCCACTGAAATGGAGCTGATTGAACTGAGCCAGCAGATAAACATGAACT TGGGAGGTCATGTTGATTTCGAGGATTTTGTTGAGCTGATGGGCCCAAAACTCCTCGCCGAAACTGCGGACATGATCGGAATAAAGGAACTTAAAGACGCCTTCAGAGAG TTCGACACAAACGGAGACGGGGCCATCAGCACGTCGGAGCTCCGAGACGCGATGAGGAAGCTGTTGGGCCAACAG GTGGGCCTAAAGGAAGTGGAAGATATCCTGAGGGATGTTGACCTAAATGGAGACGGGCTCGTTGACTTTGAAG AGTTTGTGCGAATGATGTCTCGCTGA